The DNA window TAGTACGAGTTGCTCCAGTTAAAATTGTCTCACAGGCTTCGTCTATATTAACTGGTATTCCTAAAGCTTTGGCAAAAGCGTTAGCCGTACCGCGAGCAATTATACCCAAAGGAACTCCTGTATTTACCAGAGCCTCAGCTACTTGAGAAACGGTACCGTCACCGCCAGAAGCAATAATCATCCGAGCATTTTGTTCTAAAGCACCGCGAGCTAGCAGATTGGCACTAATAACTTCAGATGTAAATTGTACGTTTAAATCGATTTTTGACGACAATAGCTCCTCAATTTTTGCTAGCTCTGCCTCTGAGTCACCCTGTCCTGCAACGGGATTGTAGATCAAATAAGCCGAACGATTCATAATAAAATATCCAAAGTATGTAATGTATATTGGGAAATTGCTGCGAAATTTTAAATAAATATTTGAATGTTGGGTAATTTCAGACTGTAAAACTATCGAGCTGGTATTTGTGCCATTTATGTCGCGATCGCTCGACTACCAGAGGCTGGACGATAAATTTTGGCGGATTGCCCCTGCCAACCTTAATCTGCAAACAAGTATAGGGCTTTTTCTTGTTAGAACCGTGACCATTACGACCGACAAATAAAAGTGATTGCGCGACTTGAAGTTTCTTCCCCTCTCTAGTTTCCTGTAGAATTGCTCCTTGTGGTCGTTGACGACGCAGACTATGACCGCTGCCGCCGCAAACAATCCAGTTTACATAAGAATCGGCGCGTCCTGTATCCTCGGTGTAGAGATGTTCTAGACAGTGAGCGTGACCCGATAGAACCAAATCTACCAGCGGACGCTCTGAAGGTGTTTTTCCTAGCTGTTGCGAGACCTCATCTAAAACTTGCCGCAAATGATGACGAATCTCTAAAGTTTGTCCCTGATTCCATTTGGTAGCTTCGGTCACGTAAGGAGGATGGTGTAAATAAATAACTCGTCCCCGCACTGTTTCGTCTTGCCAGGAGGCAATTAGTTTATCTCGCAGCCAGCTTAACTGTTCGTGGTCGGTGGCAATTTTTTCTTTTCTCAATCTTTTTTCAATGTCGCGCTGCATTTCTTCAATCTGATTGAGCTTACCTTGATAATCATCTAATCGTTCGGCATCTTCTTCTGACGAGTCTCGACGCAGTTGGGCTACTGACTGCCAAATTTTCTGCTTTTGAGTTTCTAGTTTTTCTCTACGCGCTTCTAGCTGACGACGAATTTTTCTGCCTTCTTTGGTATCGGGAATTGGCGGTGGTTCGTCAAAAGTATTAGAATCGAGAGCGATAAAATCAATACCACCATAACGAAAGCTATAGTAGCGGTTGGGCAAGCGCGTAAATTTACCTGGTTGATAGCTCAGACACCGTCTGTCTTGAAATTTAGCCGTGTAGTGGCGGTCGAGATGCTCGCCTAGTTTGTGACTAGCTTCGAGGTCTAGTAAATAATCTAAAAATGCTTTGGCATAAGCCTGACCTTCATAAGAGCCGTGCCAACCTACATCAATATCTAAGTAAGAACCAAATACGCGCCGTAAGGGTTTGGTTGTTTTGGCTAAGATTCCGTAAACTAATGGTAAGTCGTAATAGTCGTGATTGCCTGGTACGGGAAAAATTGGCAGTTTAAATACCATGCGGTCGTAAGCTATCTGCTCTGGTGATTCTCCCCCTACTAATAATTCTTGATAGGGAGCGATAAAGTTTTGATAGTAAAACTCTTTTGAACCTACTTGATAGACGACATCTCCAGTATGTATGACAAAATCAGCTTCATGCCCATGTTCTAGCATCATTTGTGCTACTTTTCTCTGAGGACTATGACCATGATGCTCGCCACAACCGCTATCGCCAATTACTAAAAAAGAAAAATCTTGGCTGTTGCTTTGGGGATCGTCTACGACCAACTGAGTTTGGTCGATCGCTCGTTCTTTAATAGCTGACTCTTGCCACCGCACTCTTTGCTTCATTCTGGCAATTTTGACCGCTATTGAGGGTTCGGTAACAAATTTCATACTTGTTTTTAAAAAGTTTAGTAGCTAGAATTGCCCCATTTTAATAGATAAAGTAAGTGTATGATGGATAGTTTAGCGCGGCGATCGCATCTACCTCCAGCCATAAACTTTACTTTAATTGCCATCTTTATCAATTGGCAACGCTTGTTTAATATTGAACTTTTAAGCCATCGGCGATCGATGGGAGTTAACCTCTTTTACAATAAAAAATAAACTGAGAGCTGGCTCGTTGTTTATTGCTCGTTTTTCGCTGTTCATTGATAAATGTCAGTTTTTATCGTCTAACAAGCTAAAAGGCGTTTTCTATTTGCGTACAATCTCTTTAAAAGTGCTACAGTATTATATGAAAATTAAGAAGAACTAACGGCAATTTGGGTTAGTATTAATGTACTTGTCTCCAAAGTCTTCAGTAAATGCCAAATTATGATTGAGGAGGCGATCGCTCTACGTTAATATATTCTAAGTAATTAGAAATTATCAAATTACCCCATCCCATCTAAATTCAACTGGTTATCGAAGCTAAAAACTTACAAGTAGTTCGATTTTAAAGCGATAACAATATTAGTTGTGCGATTGACTCTATTTTGGGAGAAATAGCCAAGAAGAGCGCTCCAAACTAAAGATATCGAGCAATTGAAACCTGGGGTAAATCGAGCATAGAAGTATGCGCGGAAATTGCGATCGTGGCAGTAGCCGTTAAAATAGTGGGTTTAAAAATTTTAATCTACTAAGTCGCGTTCAATGAAGCTGCTAAAGCTCGAAAAAAAAATTAAAAATAAAAACTGTCTTTTTGAAGCGTTTTGTTGTCTCAATGAGGAATTAATATAGTTAATATGGCTAAACGACGTAATGCCAAAAAAGAAAAAGCAGAGCGAAATAAAGTTAATGCTCGAAAATATCGCAAAACAACTTCTCGTTATTCTGGAAAGAGTAGGAGAAACTATAACAGCACTCGGGATAATTCAGAAAATGAAGACAATACATCTTCATCTGAAAAATCTTAATGTTTTGAGTCAAACTCTTTAATTACAAATTTGTTAATTGTCTGGCTGCCGTCTAGATCTAACATAATGACACACTAAGTTTAAAACTAAAAAAGCGGTATCTTATTTGGCAATCGACCGATAAAACTACTTCTTGGTTATTGTCTCTAGACGGCTAGCTAACAATTATCTTTTAAACGAGCAAAACATTAAGAAATATTAAAACCAGCTGGTTCGGATACAATTGTCTTGACTAAAATGCAATCTTAAAAAGTGACTGCTTCGAGCGAATGAAAAAGTCACCGGCGCATATTATTTAAAAATAAACCCGTTTTAAGCTTAAAATTGAACTATGATAACTGAGATATATACCAAACATATCTTCAGTTTGCTAAAAACATCAAACATTATCGCCCCACGGCATGGTCTTTTGGAAAAAGTTGTTTAGTAATTCAAATACCGCAGCTACCTCAGAGTTTTCCGAACTCAATGGTGAGCCAAAAGCGAATGGCAAGTATGCTTCGGAGTCTCAAATTTCGTTTAGCATCGAGCGAGATAATATAGACTTATATGAATTAGAAGAGCTTTGCGATCGTGTCGGTTGGGCTCGCCGTCCCTTACGTAAAGTAAAAAAAGCAATTCAGCACAGTTTTTTAGTAGTTTCGATGTGGGAAATCAATGGTGAAAAACGCCGTTTGATTGGTTTTGCTCGTGCTACTTCTGATGGAGCTTTTAATGCAACTATTTGGGATGTAGTTGTCGATCCTGGTTTTCAAAATCGTGGTTTGGGAAAAGCAATGATGAAATTTACGATCGACAGATTGAGAAAAGCCGATATCAGCAATATTACTTTATTTGCCGATCCTCACGTGGTAGATTTTTATCGACGGTTGGGATTTATTCTCGATCCAGAAGGAATCAAAGGAATGTTTTGGTATCCTGACTAAAAAATAAATTAGTTGGGGTTTGAGTTCTTTGGTTAAAAATTAAGCTATACTAATAAAGCCTTCTACGGGATGTAGCGCAGCTTGGTAGCGCGCCTGCTTTGGGAGCAGGATGCCGCAGGTTCAAATCCTGTCATCCCGATACAACTTAATTCAATATCTAAGAAAGTTATTATCTGTAGTCCAAATATTTCCACCTATAGCTAAAGTCAATGCTACGGTAAACCAATGATTTGGAGCTGACGGGATACGTTGTTTGACAATGTTTTTGTATGCTGCGTAAACTTCATGGGGAATTTTTGATTAAACTAAAGTTAGTTAAAAAACAAAGCGATCGCTTTTGCCGCTGCTCTTTGGGCAATCGCGCCAATTTTCATTTTAATAGCAATTTTTTTAATGAAAAATAGAATAAACCGCTCTCCCAAATTTTTACACCGTAGCTGGATACGTCTACTTCCTTACACTGCTATGGGAGCGTTTTTAATTTCTTTTAAAACTGCTGAAAACTTTAATTCTTTAGTAGTAAGTTATTTTTTATTAATGTCAGTACAGCTTGGCGCGGTCGCAGTTTATTTGTTAATAAATAAAGTTAATAGTCGGCAAAAATAAAAGAAAGTGCGGTTTAAATATCAAAATAATAGCGCACCGCTCCCGTATGCTCGTCGTTATCAATATGAGCTAATCCCTGCTTTAGAGCTTTCTGCAGTAGTTTTTCTACTTCTTCTACAGGTAGTTCGGTTGCGATCGTTGCCTGACCGATAGAAAGAACGTTGTTGTTGCTAGCAGCAGCCTGTAGCAACTTTAACATAGGGTCTGACTTTGCCAAAGCCGACTTAGTCTGCCCTTGAAGTATTGCCTCATTAGCGTTAACTATATTTGTTAAATCGTCGATCTTTGCCTGCTGTAAGAGAAAACGATTTTTTTCAGCAGTCATTCCAGGAATTAGAAACAGATCGATAAACTGTCCAAAACCAAATAGACCGAAAGTAAACAAGTACAATAAACCGCTAACAATTTTACCCAAATAAAAGCGGTGAATTCCACATATACCGAAACAGCAAAAAATCCAGAGAATATAAGCCGTTCCCGTATTAAGCTTTTGTTGTCGATAATTCATTAATGTAAGTCGATCTTGAGAATTAATATTTTGTATTGTTTATAGTTCTGCTCGATTTAGGTCATATGGTTCTTATTGAATCGCTAGAGACGCACTATATTGTCAAAATATTGTTACAAAGTTATTTAATAATTATATTTTTTTTACTTATATATATAGATTAATTTTAAGCCAAGCTCTAGCAACAATTCAAAACTTTTGTAAAAAAAATTATTATTTTGTTTATGAAGTGGCGGTTATAGCCGTAGAAACTTAGATCGGGACAATACGAAAGTTAATAGTTCGTAAGTAGCAAGTAGCAAGTAGCAATTTTTTAAATGTACTAATCTTTGCTTCGATTGCTATAACTGCAAAAAGCATTTACAATCCCAAAATTGTTTTGGCTATATTGAAATAAATCAACACCCCTAAAACATCGACGGCAGTAGTAATAAAAGGTGCCGACATCAAAGCGGG is part of the Myxosarcina sp. GI1 genome and encodes:
- a CDS encoding GNAT family N-acetyltransferase; its protein translation is MVFWKKLFSNSNTAATSEFSELNGEPKANGKYASESQISFSIERDNIDLYELEELCDRVGWARRPLRKVKKAIQHSFLVVSMWEINGEKRRLIGFARATSDGAFNATIWDVVVDPGFQNRGLGKAMMKFTIDRLRKADISNITLFADPHVVDFYRRLGFILDPEGIKGMFWYPD
- a CDS encoding TM2 domain-containing protein, translated to MNYRQQKLNTGTAYILWIFCCFGICGIHRFYLGKIVSGLLYLFTFGLFGFGQFIDLFLIPGMTAEKNRFLLQQAKIDDLTNIVNANEAILQGQTKSALAKSDPMLKLLQAAASNNNVLSIGQATIATELPVEEVEKLLQKALKQGLAHIDNDEHTGAVRYYFDI
- a CDS encoding metallophosphoesterase — translated: MKFVTEPSIAVKIARMKQRVRWQESAIKERAIDQTQLVVDDPQSNSQDFSFLVIGDSGCGEHHGHSPQRKVAQMMLEHGHEADFVIHTGDVVYQVGSKEFYYQNFIAPYQELLVGGESPEQIAYDRMVFKLPIFPVPGNHDYYDLPLVYGILAKTTKPLRRVFGSYLDIDVGWHGSYEGQAYAKAFLDYLLDLEASHKLGEHLDRHYTAKFQDRRCLSYQPGKFTRLPNRYYSFRYGGIDFIALDSNTFDEPPPIPDTKEGRKIRRQLEARREKLETQKQKIWQSVAQLRRDSSEEDAERLDDYQGKLNQIEEMQRDIEKRLRKEKIATDHEQLSWLRDKLIASWQDETVRGRVIYLHHPPYVTEATKWNQGQTLEIRHHLRQVLDEVSQQLGKTPSERPLVDLVLSGHAHCLEHLYTEDTGRADSYVNWIVCGGSGHSLRRQRPQGAILQETREGKKLQVAQSLLFVGRNGHGSNKKKPYTCLQIKVGRGNPPKFIVQPLVVERSRHKWHKYQLDSFTV
- a CDS encoding PIN domain-containing protein, which produces MPHEVYAAYKNIVKQRIPSAPNHWFTVALTLAIGGNIWTTDNNFLRY